A region of Nocardioides sp. JS614 DNA encodes the following proteins:
- a CDS encoding PaaI family thioesterase: MSDGQSPDQSPETGPEMDIDEYLASMPQGMGALNEKMGIVLTEISAERVVGTMPVEGNTQPYGLLHGGASVVLAETLGSVGSAVHAHPDRLSVGIEINATHHRSVTSGTVTGTATAIHLGRTMASYEVVITDERGKRVCTTRITCALMPRERYAG; the protein is encoded by the coding sequence ATGAGCGACGGCCAGAGCCCTGACCAGAGCCCCGAGACGGGCCCCGAGATGGACATCGACGAGTACCTCGCCTCGATGCCCCAGGGCATGGGTGCCCTCAACGAGAAGATGGGCATCGTGCTCACCGAGATCTCGGCGGAGCGCGTGGTCGGCACCATGCCGGTCGAGGGCAACACCCAGCCCTACGGCCTGCTGCACGGTGGGGCGTCGGTGGTGCTCGCCGAGACCCTCGGCTCGGTGGGCTCGGCCGTGCACGCCCACCCCGACCGCCTCTCGGTCGGCATCGAGATCAACGCCACCCACCACCGCTCGGTCACCTCCGGCACGGTCACCGGCACCGCCACCGCGATCCACCTGGGCCGCACGATGGCGAGCTACGAGGTGGTGATCACCGACGAGCGCGGCAAGCGGGTCTGCACCACCCGGATCACCTGCGCGCTGATGCCGCGGGAGCGGTACGCGGGTTAG
- a CDS encoding DUF554 domain-containing protein yields MIPGFGTVVNVATVLLGATVGVLLGNRLPVRTRDLVTDALGLVTLLIAGTSAMAVLDDDLADQVGDSAPMLIVLGALLVGGITGSLLRLEQRVEALGGWLQARLTRESGSVERHRFVEGFVVSSLVFCTGPLTVLGSLNDGLGNGADQLLLKAALDGFAAIAFAASFGWGVAASALTVVVVQGSLTLLGLALGDVLPDAHLAAVTATGGLLLVGVAMRLLRVREIPVADLLPALVVAPLLVEVAATLH; encoded by the coding sequence GTGATCCCCGGTTTCGGCACCGTCGTCAACGTCGCCACCGTGCTGCTCGGCGCCACCGTCGGGGTCCTGCTCGGCAACCGCCTGCCGGTCCGCACCCGCGACCTGGTCACCGACGCCCTGGGCCTGGTCACGCTGCTGATCGCCGGCACGTCGGCGATGGCGGTGCTCGACGACGACCTCGCCGACCAGGTCGGCGACAGCGCGCCGATGCTGATCGTCCTGGGCGCGCTGCTGGTCGGCGGGATCACCGGGTCGCTGCTCCGGCTCGAGCAGCGGGTGGAGGCGCTGGGCGGCTGGCTGCAGGCCCGGCTCACCCGGGAGAGCGGGTCGGTCGAGCGGCACCGGTTCGTCGAGGGGTTCGTCGTCTCCTCGCTCGTCTTCTGCACCGGCCCGCTGACCGTCCTCGGATCGCTCAACGACGGCCTCGGGAACGGCGCCGACCAGCTCCTCCTCAAGGCCGCCCTCGACGGGTTCGCGGCGATCGCCTTCGCCGCCTCCTTCGGCTGGGGGGTCGCGGCGAGCGCGCTCACGGTCGTGGTCGTCCAGGGCTCGCTCACCCTGCTCGGCCTGGCCCTCGGCGACGTGCTCCCCGACGCCCACCTGGCTGCGGTCACGGCGACCGGAGGACTGCTGCTGGTCGGCGTCGCGATGCGGCTGCTGCGGGTGCGCGAGATCCCCGTGGCCGACCTGCTCCCCGCGCTCGTCGTCGCGCCGCTGCTGGTCGAGGTTGCCGCGACGCTGCACTGA
- a CDS encoding amino acid ABC transporter permease translates to MTLKRATRRRLRDGGLYVVLLAAVVVVVLTADREAISKNFFDGDTWKGLWPDIILIGAKNTVKYTVIAFAGGIALALVLALMRLSPLRLYRWLATIYIEFFRGLPALVVIIFMALGVPLAFGWTPPGGTIGAGLMALIMVSGAYMAETLRAGIQAVPKGQREAAQSLGMGGFWTMVTVVLPQAVRIVIPPLTNEFILLVKDTSLLYVVGMQYDQVELTSFGQQGLINYSNASPLLAIALVYLVISIPASQLVAFLERRQQKASR, encoded by the coding sequence GTGACGCTGAAGCGGGCGACGCGGCGGCGGCTGCGGGACGGCGGCCTCTACGTCGTCCTGCTCGCCGCCGTGGTCGTCGTCGTCCTCACGGCCGACCGCGAGGCGATCTCCAAGAACTTCTTCGACGGGGACACCTGGAAGGGGCTCTGGCCGGACATCATCCTGATCGGCGCGAAGAACACCGTGAAGTACACGGTGATCGCGTTCGCCGGCGGCATCGCGCTCGCGCTCGTGCTCGCGCTGATGCGGCTCTCGCCGCTCCGGCTCTACCGCTGGCTCGCCACGATCTACATCGAGTTCTTCCGCGGCCTGCCGGCGCTGGTCGTGATCATCTTCATGGCGCTGGGGGTGCCGCTCGCCTTCGGCTGGACGCCCCCGGGCGGCACGATCGGCGCCGGCCTGATGGCGCTGATCATGGTCTCGGGCGCGTACATGGCCGAGACCCTGCGCGCCGGCATCCAGGCGGTGCCGAAGGGCCAGCGGGAGGCGGCGCAGTCCCTGGGCATGGGCGGGTTCTGGACGATGGTCACGGTGGTGCTGCCGCAGGCGGTCCGGATCGTGATCCCGCCGCTGACGAACGAGTTCATCCTGCTGGTCAAGGACACGTCCCTGCTCTACGTGGTGGGCATGCAGTACGACCAGGTCGAGCTCACGTCGTTCGGTCAACAGGGACTCATCAACTACTCCAACGCGAGCCCGCTGCTCGCGATCGCGCTCGTCTACCTGGTGATCTCCATCCCGGCCAGCCAGCTCGTGGCATTCCTCGAGCGGCGACAGCAGAAAGCGTCCCGATGA
- a CDS encoding ABC transporter substrate-binding protein codes for MLIRLTPRATLAAAVLSALALTASACGSDSGSDGNASDNTGSSEAPSLNLISDGTLTVCSDVPYPPFENFDKTTPTGFAGFDVDIVNAIAEQLDLEVQIKDSDFNALQSGLALNSGQCDMAASAMTITPEREQKIGFSDGYYDSEQSLLVPSDSSIAGIGDLDGVKVGVQKGTTGEAYANENASGADIVVFPSDGEMYAAIKAGQVDALLQDLPVNLDHQNDPKAPGEFKVVEKYDTGESYGLAMKKDNTGLIDAVNEALATMKDDGDYQKIYDTYFATDQ; via the coding sequence ATGCTGATTCGCCTGACACCCCGCGCGACCCTCGCCGCCGCCGTCCTGTCCGCCCTCGCCCTGACCGCCTCCGCCTGTGGATCCGACAGCGGTTCCGACGGCAATGCCTCGGACAACACCGGCAGTAGCGAGGCCCCGAGCCTCAACCTGATCTCCGACGGCACCCTCACGGTCTGTTCCGACGTGCCGTACCCGCCGTTCGAGAACTTCGACAAGACCACGCCCACGGGCTTCGCCGGCTTCGACGTCGACATCGTCAACGCCATCGCCGAGCAGCTCGACCTCGAGGTCCAGATCAAGGACTCCGACTTCAACGCGCTGCAGAGCGGCCTCGCCCTCAACTCGGGCCAGTGCGACATGGCCGCGAGCGCGATGACGATCACCCCCGAACGCGAGCAGAAGATCGGCTTCAGCGACGGCTACTACGACTCCGAGCAGTCGCTGCTGGTGCCCTCCGACTCCTCGATCGCCGGGATCGGCGACCTCGACGGCGTCAAGGTCGGCGTCCAGAAGGGCACCACCGGTGAGGCATACGCCAACGAGAACGCCTCCGGCGCCGACATCGTGGTCTTCCCCAGCGACGGCGAGATGTACGCCGCGATCAAGGCCGGCCAGGTCGACGCGCTGCTCCAGGACCTCCCGGTCAACCTGGACCACCAGAACGACCCGAAGGCTCCCGGCGAGTTCAAGGTCGTCGAGAAGTACGACACCGGCGAGAGCTACGGCCTGGCGATGAAGAAGGACAACACCGGGCTGATCGACGCCGTCAACGAGGCCCTGGCCACGATGAAGGACGACGGTGACTACCAGAAGATCTACGACACCTACTTCGCGACCGACCAGTGA
- a CDS encoding amino acid ABC transporter ATP-binding protein translates to MSTPAIQVSNLHKYFGEHEVLKGIDFHVDQSQVVCVIGPSGSGKSTLLRCVNRLEEPTSGKILIEGIDITDPETDLDAVRSRIGMVFQQFNLFPHMNVLSNLCVAQRRVKKRSKDQAVEVARVNLAKVGLAGRENVYPAHLSGGQQQRVAIARALSMNPDMMLFDEPTSALDPELVGDVLAVMRDLASEGMTMMVVTHEMGFAREVGDRLVFMDDGVIVEEGDPREVLANPQHQRTQAFLSKVL, encoded by the coding sequence ATGAGCACCCCCGCGATCCAGGTCTCGAACCTGCACAAGTACTTCGGTGAGCACGAGGTGCTCAAGGGCATCGACTTCCACGTCGACCAGAGCCAGGTCGTGTGCGTGATCGGCCCGTCCGGTTCCGGCAAGTCGACGCTGCTGCGCTGCGTCAACCGGCTGGAGGAGCCCACGTCGGGCAAGATCCTGATCGAGGGGATCGACATCACCGACCCCGAGACCGACCTCGACGCGGTCCGCTCCCGCATCGGGATGGTGTTCCAGCAGTTCAACCTGTTCCCCCACATGAACGTGCTCAGCAACCTGTGCGTGGCCCAGCGACGGGTCAAGAAGCGCTCGAAGGACCAGGCCGTCGAGGTCGCCCGCGTCAACCTCGCGAAGGTCGGGCTGGCGGGCCGCGAGAACGTCTATCCGGCCCATCTCTCCGGCGGCCAGCAGCAGCGGGTCGCGATCGCCCGGGCGCTCTCGATGAACCCGGACATGATGCTCTTCGACGAGCCCACCAGCGCGCTCGACCCGGAGCTGGTCGGCGACGTGCTGGCCGTCATGAGGGACCTGGCGTCGGAGGGCATGACGATGATGGTCGTCACCCACGAGATGGGCTTCGCCCGCGAGGTCGGCGACCGGCTGGTCTTCATGGACGACGGCGTGATCGTCGAGGAGGGCGACCCGCGTGAGGTGCTCGCCAACCCCCAGCACCAGCGCACCCAGGCGTTCCTCTCGAAGGTCCTCTGA
- a CDS encoding GNAT family N-acetyltransferase, which translates to MAVPEDAPALADLWADVLRRTGPEDQVADLEVLLKRLESCPDQRIVLAEYDGEFAGAVHLEATTMSALNLEPVVRALSPHVLPRFQRHGIGSALMDAGVTWAEELGINHVATAAAAGSRDANRFMARIALGPYAVLRVATTHAVRTRLSAHRRPAQSSGGRQLTQVLAARRSMRRSRAGADS; encoded by the coding sequence ATGGCTGTCCCCGAAGACGCCCCCGCCCTGGCGGACCTGTGGGCCGACGTGCTGCGCCGCACCGGCCCGGAGGACCAGGTCGCCGACCTGGAGGTCCTCCTGAAGCGGCTCGAGAGCTGCCCCGACCAGCGCATCGTCCTGGCGGAGTACGACGGCGAGTTCGCCGGCGCCGTCCACCTCGAGGCGACCACGATGTCGGCGCTCAACCTCGAGCCCGTGGTCCGCGCCCTCTCGCCGCACGTGCTGCCGCGGTTCCAGCGGCACGGCATCGGCAGCGCGCTCATGGACGCGGGCGTCACCTGGGCGGAGGAGCTCGGGATCAACCACGTCGCCACCGCCGCCGCCGCCGGATCGCGCGACGCCAACCGCTTCATGGCCCGGATCGCCCTCGGGCCGTACGCCGTGCTCCGGGTCGCCACCACCCACGCCGTGCGCACCCGTCTGAGCGCCCACCGGCGCCCCGCCCAGTCCAGCGGCGGCCGCCAGCTCACCCAGGTGCTCGCCGCCCGCCGCTCGATGCGCCGCAGCCGGGCCGGCGCCGACAGCTGA
- a CDS encoding ABC transporter permease subunit, translating into MHIRATHLAAAAGALLIALLAVFGPGAAAAVASGPTLSAAAGGGCQYPKNDDDQIHIKGCLRDQREDPPAPVPGVSVTVEGPDGEVVATVETDENGIFDVALPGDPITNLRKDFTIKIDQATLPEGSDLRNPEQVELTLNFDTTSDQAVAFPIGDALPEGASTFVQGVQLAVGGIVFSVSLAMAALGLSMVFGTTGLTNFAHGELVTFGALVAWGIDLLPGQITMPGLGWNITVVVGVIVAFVAGGVLGLLNDKLLWKPLRIRGTGIIAMMIVSIGLSIFMRSVFQYVAGGQNHNYSQYSASKPWEIGPVLITARDVVVIIVGVAVLVVVSLAIQLTRIGKATRAVADNPGLAASSGINVQQVIAVVWTVSVAIAALSGALLGITQGFDFQLGFKLLLLMFSAVVLGGLGTIWGAMVGAFLIGILVEVSTLVVPSELKYVGGLAVLVLVLLVRPQGLLGRAQRIG; encoded by the coding sequence ATGCACATCCGAGCCACGCACCTCGCCGCAGCGGCGGGTGCGCTTCTGATAGCACTCCTCGCCGTGTTCGGCCCGGGCGCAGCCGCAGCGGTCGCCTCGGGGCCGACGCTGAGCGCCGCCGCCGGGGGCGGGTGCCAGTACCCGAAGAACGACGACGACCAGATCCACATCAAGGGCTGCCTGCGCGACCAGCGCGAGGACCCGCCGGCCCCGGTCCCGGGCGTCTCGGTCACGGTCGAGGGCCCCGATGGCGAGGTGGTCGCCACGGTCGAGACCGACGAGAACGGCATCTTCGACGTGGCGCTCCCCGGTGACCCGATCACCAACCTGCGCAAGGACTTCACGATCAAGATCGACCAGGCCACGCTTCCTGAGGGCTCGGATCTGCGCAACCCCGAGCAGGTGGAGCTCACGCTCAACTTCGACACGACCTCCGACCAGGCGGTGGCGTTCCCGATCGGCGACGCCCTGCCCGAGGGCGCCAGCACCTTCGTCCAGGGCGTCCAGCTGGCCGTCGGCGGCATCGTCTTCTCGGTCTCCCTGGCCATGGCCGCTCTCGGCCTGTCGATGGTGTTCGGCACGACCGGCCTGACGAACTTCGCCCACGGCGAGCTGGTCACGTTCGGCGCCCTGGTCGCCTGGGGCATCGACCTCCTGCCCGGCCAGATCACGATGCCGGGCCTCGGCTGGAACATCACCGTCGTCGTCGGCGTGATCGTCGCGTTCGTCGCCGGCGGCGTCCTCGGCCTGCTCAACGACAAGCTGCTGTGGAAGCCGCTCCGGATCCGGGGCACCGGCATCATCGCGATGATGATCGTCAGCATCGGCTTGTCGATCTTCATGCGCAGCGTGTTCCAGTACGTCGCCGGCGGGCAGAACCACAACTACTCGCAGTACTCCGCCAGCAAGCCCTGGGAGATCGGGCCGGTCCTGATCACGGCCCGCGATGTCGTCGTGATCATCGTCGGCGTCGCCGTCCTGGTCGTCGTGTCCCTGGCGATCCAGCTCACCCGGATCGGCAAGGCCACCCGTGCCGTCGCCGACAACCCCGGGCTGGCCGCGTCGTCGGGCATCAACGTCCAGCAGGTGATCGCGGTGGTGTGGACCGTCAGCGTCGCGATCGCCGCACTGTCCGGCGCGCTCCTCGGCATCACCCAGGGCTTCGACTTCCAGCTCGGCTTCAAGCTCCTGCTGCTGATGTTCTCCGCGGTCGTCCTCGGCGGGCTCGGCACGATCTGGGGCGCCATGGTGGGCGCGTTCCT